In Megalobrama amblycephala isolate DHTTF-2021 linkage group LG10, ASM1881202v1, whole genome shotgun sequence, one DNA window encodes the following:
- the opn3 gene encoding opsin-3 isoform X3 — protein MTLSGLAYERYIRVVHAKVIDFPWAWRAITHIWLYSLAWTGAPLLGWNRYTLEVHKLGCSLDWASKDPNDASFILFFLLGCFFVPVGVMAYCYGNILYTVKMLRSIQDLQTVQTIKILRYEKKVAVMFLMMISCFLVCWTPYAVVSMLEAFGRKSVVSPTVAIIPSLFAKSSTAYNPVIYAFMSRKFRRCMLQMLCSRLASLQHTIKDRPLTRIEHPVRPIVMSHSRADRPKKRVTFNSSSIVFIIASNDTHPLDITTKCNDVPDIDAIQVRPL, from the exons ATGACTCTCTCCGGCCTGGCGTATGAGCGCTACATCCGTGTGGTTCATGCCAAGGTCATTGACTTCCCCTGGGCCTGGAGGGCCATCACACACATCTGGCTGTACTCTTTAGCCTGGACTGGAGCTCCTCTCCTGGGATGGAACCGCTACACGCTGGAAGTCCATAAGTTAGGCTGCTCTCTGGACTGGGCGTCTAAAGATCCCAACGATGCTTCCTTCATTCTTTTCTTCCTCCTCGGATGCTTCTTTGTCCCTGTGGGTGTCATGGCCTACTGTTATGGAAACATTTTGTATACAGTGAAAATG CTGCGGTCTATCCAGGATCTGCAGACGGTTCAGACGATCAAGATTCTGCGATATGAGAAGAAAGTGGCGGTGATGTTCCTGATGATGATTTCTTGTTTCCTGGTGTGCTGGACGCCCTATGCTGTGGTCTCCATGCTGGAGGCCTTTGGCAGGAAGAGTGTCGTCTCCCCCACGGTTGCCATCATTCCCTCTCTCTTCGCCAAATCCAGCACTGCCTACAACCCCGTCATCTATGCCTTCATGAGCAGAAAG tttcgCAGGTGCATGTTACAGATGCTTTGTTCTCGCCTGGCCAGTCTGCAGCACACCATTAAGGACCGCCCCCTGACCCGCATCGAACATCCTGTACGCCCCATTGTGATGTCACATAGCCGTGCCGACCGGCCCAAAAAGAGAGTGACCTTCAACTCTTCCTCTATCGTATTCATCATCGCAAGCAATGACACCCATCCTTTGGACATCACCACCAAATGCAATGATGTACCAGACATCGATGCAATTCAAGTTCGACCCCTTTGA
- the opn3 gene encoding opsin-3 isoform X2, which produces MLFTTNALHKVNCIVSIMTLSGLAYERYIRVVHAKVIDFPWAWRAITHIWLYSLAWTGAPLLGWNRYTLEVHKLGCSLDWASKDPNDASFILFFLLGCFFVPVGVMAYCYGNILYTVKMLRSIQDLQTVQTIKILRYEKKVAVMFLMMISCFLVCWTPYAVVSMLEAFGRKSVVSPTVAIIPSLFAKSSTAYNPVIYAFMSRKFRRCMLQMLCSRLASLQHTIKDRPLTRIEHPVRPIVMSHSRADRPKKRVTFNSSSIVFIIASNDTHPLDITTKCNDVPDIDAIQVRPL; this is translated from the exons ATGCTATTTACCACAAATGCTTTACATAAAGTAAATT GTATTGTGTCCATCATGACTCTCTCCGGCCTGGCGTATGAGCGCTACATCCGTGTGGTTCATGCCAAGGTCATTGACTTCCCCTGGGCCTGGAGGGCCATCACACACATCTGGCTGTACTCTTTAGCCTGGACTGGAGCTCCTCTCCTGGGATGGAACCGCTACACGCTGGAAGTCCATAAGTTAGGCTGCTCTCTGGACTGGGCGTCTAAAGATCCCAACGATGCTTCCTTCATTCTTTTCTTCCTCCTCGGATGCTTCTTTGTCCCTGTGGGTGTCATGGCCTACTGTTATGGAAACATTTTGTATACAGTGAAAATG CTGCGGTCTATCCAGGATCTGCAGACGGTTCAGACGATCAAGATTCTGCGATATGAGAAGAAAGTGGCGGTGATGTTCCTGATGATGATTTCTTGTTTCCTGGTGTGCTGGACGCCCTATGCTGTGGTCTCCATGCTGGAGGCCTTTGGCAGGAAGAGTGTCGTCTCCCCCACGGTTGCCATCATTCCCTCTCTCTTCGCCAAATCCAGCACTGCCTACAACCCCGTCATCTATGCCTTCATGAGCAGAAAG tttcgCAGGTGCATGTTACAGATGCTTTGTTCTCGCCTGGCCAGTCTGCAGCACACCATTAAGGACCGCCCCCTGACCCGCATCGAACATCCTGTACGCCCCATTGTGATGTCACATAGCCGTGCCGACCGGCCCAAAAAGAGAGTGACCTTCAACTCTTCCTCTATCGTATTCATCATCGCAAGCAATGACACCCATCCTTTGGACATCACCACCAAATGCAATGATGTACCAGACATCGATGCAATTCAAGTTCGACCCCTTTGA
- the opn3 gene encoding opsin-3 isoform X1 produces MNSLNETSTETNLENYNYIFADETYKLLTFTIGSIGVLGFCNNIIVIILYFRFKRLRTPTNLLIVNISVSDLLVSLTGVNFTFVSCVKREWVFNSATCVWDGFSNSLFGIVSIMTLSGLAYERYIRVVHAKVIDFPWAWRAITHIWLYSLAWTGAPLLGWNRYTLEVHKLGCSLDWASKDPNDASFILFFLLGCFFVPVGVMAYCYGNILYTVKMLRSIQDLQTVQTIKILRYEKKVAVMFLMMISCFLVCWTPYAVVSMLEAFGRKSVVSPTVAIIPSLFAKSSTAYNPVIYAFMSRKFRRCMLQMLCSRLASLQHTIKDRPLTRIEHPVRPIVMSHSRADRPKKRVTFNSSSIVFIIASNDTHPLDITTKCNDVPDIDAIQVRPL; encoded by the exons ATGAATTCTCTTAATGAAACATCGACTGAGACTAACCTGGAGAATTATAACTATATCTTCGCCGATGAGACTTACAAACTCCTGACGTTCACCATCGGATCTATCGGTGTCCTGGGCTTCTGTAACAACATCATCGTCATTATTCTCTACTTCAGATTCAAGAGACTCCGAACACCAACTAATTTGTTAATAGTGAATATAAGTGTCAGCGATCTGCTGGTGTCCCTCACTGGAGTTAATTTCACATTCGTCTCGTGCGTGAAGAGAGAATGGGTCTTTAATTCTGCCACATGTGTTTGGGATGGATTCAGCAACAGTTTATTCG GTATTGTGTCCATCATGACTCTCTCCGGCCTGGCGTATGAGCGCTACATCCGTGTGGTTCATGCCAAGGTCATTGACTTCCCCTGGGCCTGGAGGGCCATCACACACATCTGGCTGTACTCTTTAGCCTGGACTGGAGCTCCTCTCCTGGGATGGAACCGCTACACGCTGGAAGTCCATAAGTTAGGCTGCTCTCTGGACTGGGCGTCTAAAGATCCCAACGATGCTTCCTTCATTCTTTTCTTCCTCCTCGGATGCTTCTTTGTCCCTGTGGGTGTCATGGCCTACTGTTATGGAAACATTTTGTATACAGTGAAAATG CTGCGGTCTATCCAGGATCTGCAGACGGTTCAGACGATCAAGATTCTGCGATATGAGAAGAAAGTGGCGGTGATGTTCCTGATGATGATTTCTTGTTTCCTGGTGTGCTGGACGCCCTATGCTGTGGTCTCCATGCTGGAGGCCTTTGGCAGGAAGAGTGTCGTCTCCCCCACGGTTGCCATCATTCCCTCTCTCTTCGCCAAATCCAGCACTGCCTACAACCCCGTCATCTATGCCTTCATGAGCAGAAAG tttcgCAGGTGCATGTTACAGATGCTTTGTTCTCGCCTGGCCAGTCTGCAGCACACCATTAAGGACCGCCCCCTGACCCGCATCGAACATCCTGTACGCCCCATTGTGATGTCACATAGCCGTGCCGACCGGCCCAAAAAGAGAGTGACCTTCAACTCTTCCTCTATCGTATTCATCATCGCAAGCAATGACACCCATCCTTTGGACATCACCACCAAATGCAATGATGTACCAGACATCGATGCAATTCAAGTTCGACCCCTTTGA